In a genomic window of Rhododendron vialii isolate Sample 1 chromosome 12a, ASM3025357v1:
- the LOC131311656 gene encoding F-box protein At1g70590 isoform X2: MEKTWPSRTNASPFTSLHLSSKPNTTTTPRQKSKNTSEFPPKSRFRSTPSSSSSSSSSCPSTSSSSNLRRDFSALPYDVLAQIAANFTHPTLQAASLVCRAWGDALKPLREAMLFLQWGKRFKHGRGGVKRNVEKALESFLKGAARGSTLAMVDAGLVYWEMGRKEEAMSLYGRAAGLGDRAGQCNLGISYLRAEPPNPKEAVKWLKQASISGHIRAQYQLALCLHQGHGVEQNLPQAARWYLKAAEGGYVRAMYNTSLCYSFGEGLVQNHRQARKWMKRAADRGHSKAQFEHGLGLFSEGEKMKAVVYLELAHRAGEAAAAHVKNVILQQLSATLRDRVMSLADNWHALPSSR; encoded by the exons atggagaaaacaTGGCCCTCTCGAACCAACGCCTCTCCCTTTACCTCCCTCCACCTatcatcaaaaccaaacaccACAACCACCCCCcgtcaaaaatccaaaaacaccTCCGAATTCCCACCAAAATCTCGATTCCGTTCAACCCCTTCCTcttcgtcctcctcctcctcgtcatGTCCTTCCACGTCATCATCATCGAACCTCCGCCGCGACTTCTCCGCCCTCCCCTACGACGTCCTCGCCCAAATCGCCGCCAATTTCACCCACCCCACCCTCCAAGCGGCGTCGCTCGTCTGCAG GGCATGGGGGGACGCGCTGAAGCCGTTACGGGAAGCGATGCTGTTTCTCCAGTGGGGGAAGCGGTTCAAGCACGGCAGGGGCGGCGTGAAGCGGAATGTGGAGAAGGCGCTGGAGTCGTTCTTGAAAGGGGCGGCACGCGGGTCGACACTGGCGATGGTGGATGCGGGGTTGGTGTATTGGGAGATGGGGAGAAAGGAGGAGGCGATGAGTTTGTATGGGAGAGCGGCGGGGTTGGGTGATCGGGCTGGGCAGTGCAATTTGGGGATTTCGTACCTGAGAG CTGAACCACCAAATCCAAAGGAAGCTGTCAAATGGTTAAAACAAGCTTCCATTTCTGGTCATATCCGTGCACAGTACCAGCTCGCCCTATGTTTGCATCAAGGTCATGGGGTGGAGCAAAATCTACCACAAGCA GCAAGATGGTATCTGAAAGCTGCAGAAGGAGGCTATGTGCGTGCTATGTATAATACTTCATTGTGCTACTCCTTTGGTGAAGGCCTGGTGCAGAATCATCGACAAGCGAGGAAATGGATGAAGCGGGCAGCTGATCGGGGTCATAGTAAAGCTCAGTTCGAGCATGGACTCGGTCTCTTTTCT GAGGGGGAGAAGATGAAAGCTGTAGTATACCTGGAGCTGGCCCACCGAGCGGGTGAAGCAGCTGCAGCTCATGTCAAGAATGTCATACTCCAACAACTGTCTGCTACTTTGCGTGATCGAGTTATGTCCCTTGCTGATAATTGGCATGCTCTGCCTTCATCTCGCTGA
- the LOC131311656 gene encoding F-box protein At1g70590 isoform X3 — protein MEKTWPSRTNASPFTSLHLSSKPNTTTTPRQKSKNTSEFPPKSRFRSTPSSSSSSSSSCPSTSSSSNLRRDFSALPYDVLAQIAANFTHPTLQAASLVCRAWGDALKPLREAMLFLQWGKRFKHGRGGVKRNVEKALESFLKGAARGSTLAMVDAGLVYWEMGRKEEAMSLYGRAAGLGDRAGQCNLGISYLRAEPPNPKEAVKWLKQASISGHIRAQYQLALCLHQGHGVEQNLPQAARWYLKAAEGGYVRAMYNTSLCYSFGEGLVQNHRQARKWMKRAADRGHSKAQFEHGLGLFSG, from the exons atggagaaaacaTGGCCCTCTCGAACCAACGCCTCTCCCTTTACCTCCCTCCACCTatcatcaaaaccaaacaccACAACCACCCCCcgtcaaaaatccaaaaacaccTCCGAATTCCCACCAAAATCTCGATTCCGTTCAACCCCTTCCTcttcgtcctcctcctcctcgtcatGTCCTTCCACGTCATCATCATCGAACCTCCGCCGCGACTTCTCCGCCCTCCCCTACGACGTCCTCGCCCAAATCGCCGCCAATTTCACCCACCCCACCCTCCAAGCGGCGTCGCTCGTCTGCAG GGCATGGGGGGACGCGCTGAAGCCGTTACGGGAAGCGATGCTGTTTCTCCAGTGGGGGAAGCGGTTCAAGCACGGCAGGGGCGGCGTGAAGCGGAATGTGGAGAAGGCGCTGGAGTCGTTCTTGAAAGGGGCGGCACGCGGGTCGACACTGGCGATGGTGGATGCGGGGTTGGTGTATTGGGAGATGGGGAGAAAGGAGGAGGCGATGAGTTTGTATGGGAGAGCGGCGGGGTTGGGTGATCGGGCTGGGCAGTGCAATTTGGGGATTTCGTACCTGAGAG CTGAACCACCAAATCCAAAGGAAGCTGTCAAATGGTTAAAACAAGCTTCCATTTCTGGTCATATCCGTGCACAGTACCAGCTCGCCCTATGTTTGCATCAAGGTCATGGGGTGGAGCAAAATCTACCACAAGCA GCAAGATGGTATCTGAAAGCTGCAGAAGGAGGCTATGTGCGTGCTATGTATAATACTTCATTGTGCTACTCCTTTGGTGAAGGCCTGGTGCAGAATCATCGACAAGCGAGGAAATGGATGAAGCGGGCAGCTGATCGGGGTCATAGTAAAGCTCAGTTCGAGCATGGACTCGGTCTCTTTTCT GGTTGA
- the LOC131311656 gene encoding F-box protein At1g70590 isoform X1, with the protein MEKTWPSRTNASPFTSLHLSSKPNTTTTPRQKSKNTSEFPPKSRFRSTPSSSSSSSSSCPSTSSSSNLRRDFSALPYDVLAQIAANFTHPTLQAASLVCRAWGDALKPLREAMLFLQWGKRFKHGRGGVKRNVEKALESFLKGAARGSTLAMVDAGLVYWEMGRKEEAMSLYGRAAGLGDRAGQCNLGISYLRAEPPNPKEAVKWLKQASISGHIRAQYQLALCLHQGHGVEQNLPQAARWYLKAAEGGYVRAMYNTSLCYSFGEGLVQNHRQARKWMKRAADRGHSKAQFEHGLGLFSQIHGQEGEKMKAVVYLELAHRAGEAAAAHVKNVILQQLSATLRDRVMSLADNWHALPSSR; encoded by the exons atggagaaaacaTGGCCCTCTCGAACCAACGCCTCTCCCTTTACCTCCCTCCACCTatcatcaaaaccaaacaccACAACCACCCCCcgtcaaaaatccaaaaacaccTCCGAATTCCCACCAAAATCTCGATTCCGTTCAACCCCTTCCTcttcgtcctcctcctcctcgtcatGTCCTTCCACGTCATCATCATCGAACCTCCGCCGCGACTTCTCCGCCCTCCCCTACGACGTCCTCGCCCAAATCGCCGCCAATTTCACCCACCCCACCCTCCAAGCGGCGTCGCTCGTCTGCAG GGCATGGGGGGACGCGCTGAAGCCGTTACGGGAAGCGATGCTGTTTCTCCAGTGGGGGAAGCGGTTCAAGCACGGCAGGGGCGGCGTGAAGCGGAATGTGGAGAAGGCGCTGGAGTCGTTCTTGAAAGGGGCGGCACGCGGGTCGACACTGGCGATGGTGGATGCGGGGTTGGTGTATTGGGAGATGGGGAGAAAGGAGGAGGCGATGAGTTTGTATGGGAGAGCGGCGGGGTTGGGTGATCGGGCTGGGCAGTGCAATTTGGGGATTTCGTACCTGAGAG CTGAACCACCAAATCCAAAGGAAGCTGTCAAATGGTTAAAACAAGCTTCCATTTCTGGTCATATCCGTGCACAGTACCAGCTCGCCCTATGTTTGCATCAAGGTCATGGGGTGGAGCAAAATCTACCACAAGCA GCAAGATGGTATCTGAAAGCTGCAGAAGGAGGCTATGTGCGTGCTATGTATAATACTTCATTGTGCTACTCCTTTGGTGAAGGCCTGGTGCAGAATCATCGACAAGCGAGGAAATGGATGAAGCGGGCAGCTGATCGGGGTCATAGTAAAGCTCAGTTCGAGCATGGACTCGGTCTCTTTTCT CAAATACATGGACAGGAGGGGGAGAAGATGAAAGCTGTAGTATACCTGGAGCTGGCCCACCGAGCGGGTGAAGCAGCTGCAGCTCATGTCAAGAATGTCATACTCCAACAACTGTCTGCTACTTTGCGTGATCGAGTTATGTCCCTTGCTGATAATTGGCATGCTCTGCCTTCATCTCGCTGA
- the LOC131311655 gene encoding uncharacterized protein LOC131311655 → MFLSVSFFYEILAPYLTSLSLSLPLSLSEDAVDMSAVVGNPALFLDVTSPRPVLPDRKTRLLPPDVVLSLSNKNPPHYHHHHIPSVAANSFDSEKESRSRRIGERGKANSKASNAADYDDLDDEEEEEEEEEEEVDEFDWEEAMRERLRELEETKELERIAEELVRGGGGEGGEEEETEEDKRIRVRKELVKVAKEQAEQRKMAQLMFQLGQKAYEKGTYGRAIEFLEGALTIIDRPTLFGGEIQIWLAMAYEANNRHRDCIALFKQLERKHPILSIRRQAADLRYISEAPKLKISREEMVTIPTIGSSYDSYAGTWTDKNKDRDERRSGSTSNQLPSTKDYLGDFMVWRPPVDWEKNRAFWVGFSLWLGLVGAALFLQR, encoded by the exons ATGTTCTTATCCGTTTCCTTTTTCTATGAAATCCTAGCTCCAtatctcacttctctctctctctctctccctctctctctctctgaagacGCCGTCGACATGTCCGCCGTGGTCGGAAACCCAGCCCTATTCCTCGACGTAACCTCCCCACGTCCCGTACTTCCAGACCGCAAAACTCGCTTGCTTCCCCCCGACGTCGTTTTAAGCCTCTCCAACAAGAACCCCCctcactaccaccaccaccacatcccCTCCGTCGCCGCAAACAGCTTCGATTCCGAAAAGGAGAGTCGGAGTCGGAGAATTGGCGAGCGAGGGAAGGCGAATTCGAAGGCGAGTAATGCGGCCGATTACGACGATTTGgacgacgaggaggaggaggaggaggaggaggaggaggaggtggatgAGTTTGATTGGGAGGAGGCGATGAGGGAGAGGTTGAGGGAGTTGGAGGAGACGAAGGAGTTGGAGAGGATAGCGGAGGAGTTGGTGAGGGGTGGTGGAGGAGAgggaggggaggaggaggagacggaGGAGGATAAGAGAATTAGAGTCAGAAAAGAGCTCGTAAAG GTGGCTAAGGAGCAAGCAGAGCAGAGAAAGATGGCCCAACTGATGTTCCAATTGGGTCAGAAGGCTTATGAGAAGGGTACGTATGGACGTGCCATTGAGTTTCTTGAAGGCGCTCTCACAATCATCGACAGGCCAACTCTCTTTGGTGGTGAG ATACAAATATGGCTTGCTATGGCATATGAAGCTAACAACCGCCATCGAGATTGTATTGCTTTATTTAAGCAATTAGAGCGGAAGCATCCCATCCTCAGCATCCGACGCCAAGCTGCCGATCTTCGTTACATCTCGGAAGCACCTAAGCTGAAGATATCCCGAGAGGAGATGGTAACCATACCAACGATCGGTTCTAGCTATGATAG CTATGCAGGGACATGGACTGATAAAAACAAGGACAGAGATGAAAGAAGAAGTGGATCAACATCCAACCAGCTTCCATCAACCAAAGACTATTTAGGGGACTTCATGGTATGGCGGCCTCCGGTTGATTGGGAGAAGAACCGAGCTTTCTGGGTAGGGTTCTCACTAtggcttggtttggttggcGCCGCACTCTTTCTTCAAAGATGA